A genomic window from Silene latifolia isolate original U9 population chromosome Y, ASM4854445v1, whole genome shotgun sequence includes:
- the LOC141631780 gene encoding uncharacterized protein LOC141631780, producing MEILSRHLRVICRQPSVSYHPKCSKIDLTHLLFADDLMIFTRGDVPSVQAVLDTLRKFAGWTGLHANTSKTEIYFGGIKEDIKCQILQTTGFSEGKFLFRYLGLPLNTARNRFDMYGALITKIQAAIQRPLSSKLLSYAGKVQLLNSIVFGIENFWCAGCLLPRSVIKLINRIEEGGFGIKELLSWNKTLLSKWIWLLDLTLVGIWSRWTKAYNLKSGTIWDTTTKDQFSESMKGILAVKNDMIKAAGSLHAAEALMQIWCVGGKYHIQSAYHWFRLKFDKLPILKAVYGKAVEPRHALIASLAVQKRLATVDTLQARGLIIVNRCILCGNANESHSHLFFKCPYSQALWQGMLQWMKILGRSNSYIAELKWCKGRRHKKHWKHAWYVCCLMGTIYGVWAERNRRLFSEHKTSVEHVLSSIKYTISVSLLYRFPTLNWVN from the exons ATGGAAATTCTTTCAAGACATCTGAGAGTGATTTGCAGACAACCCTCTGTTTCTTACCATCCTAAATGCTCTAAGATTGACTTAACCCACTTACTTTTTGCGGATGACTTAATGATCTTCACTCGAGGAGATGTGCCCTCTGTCCAGGCTGTCTTAGACACTCTGAGGAAGTTTGCTGGATGGACTGGACTTCATGCCAATACAAGTAAAACTGAAATTTATTTTGGAGGGATAAAGGAGGATATCAAGTGTCAGATTCTGCAAACTACTGGGTTTTCAGAGGGAAAATTTCTCTTTAGATACCTGGGGTTGCCTTTGAATACAGCTAGGAATAGGTTTGACATGTATGGTGCTCTCATCACCAAAATTCAGGCTGCTATTCAAAGACCTTTGTCTTCTAAATTGCTTTCTTATGCTGGGAAGGTTCAGTTGCTGAACTCTATTGTGTTTGGCATTGAGAATTTCTGGTGTGCAGGATGTCTTTTGCCTAGGAGTGTCATTAAGCTGATTAATAGGAT AGAGGAAGGAGGTTTTGGGATAAAGGAGCTCCTGTCATGGAACAAAACCCTCCTCTCTAAATGGATCTGGCTTTTGGACTTAACTCTTGTTGGGATTTGGAGTAGATGGACCAAGGCTTATAACCTAAAGTCTGGTACCATTTGGGATACTACAACTAAGGACCAGTTTTCTGAGAGCATGAAGGGCATCCTTGCAGTAAAGAATGACATGATCAAGGCTGCTGGATCACTTCATGCTGCTGAGGCTCTTATGCAAATCTGGTGTGTGGGGGGTAAATATCATATTCAGTCTGCTTATCACTGGTTTCGTCTTAAGTTTGACAAGTTGCCTATCCTAAAAGCAGTCTATGGCAAAGCTGTTGAGCCTAGACATGCCCTTATTGCCTCATTAGCTGTTCAGAAACGCTTAGCCACTGTGGATACTCTACAAGCAAGAGGCCTGATCATTGTCAACAGATGCATTCTTTGTGGGAATGCAAATGAGTCACACTCTCACCTATTTTTTAAGTGTCCTTATTCTCAGGCTCTTTGGCAGGGAATGTTGCAATGGATGAAGATCCTTGGCCGTAGTAATAGCTACATAGCTGAGCTGAAATGGTGTAAGGGTAGAAGACATAAGAAGCATTGGAAGCATGCTTGGTATGTTTGCTGTCTAATGGGAACTATATATGGAGTATGGGCAGAAAGAAATCGCAGGCTCTTCTCTGAGCATAAGACTTCAGTGGAGCACGTCTTATCTAGCATCAAATATACCATCAGTGTTTCGCTTTTGTATAGGTTTCCTACTCTCAATTGGGTGAATTAG